TCAAAATATTTAGTggtaattaaattattttcaaaacgGTTTGAATTTTGTAGACAAATGATAACATATCATGGATCCTAGTTTGTCATTTAGTGAGCTCCAGATGAGTCCAAACGCCGCTAAATGAAGTCACAATCAGAATATGATATTTGTACATATATAACATTAGCCGTTACGTATTCTAGATTTGGGTGCAAGAATATCCTAGATTTCTTTGGCCTTTTGTGCATCAAGATATGGttagaaatgaataaaatactatttttccaaaaaaaaaaaaaaaaaaaaaactcataatgGTATGGATAATGGATGTCATATATTTCAATTCTCATAGGAGTTCGAGAATATTTCTTGCATATCTTTCCttattatatagtataaattttcagaaaaaaatatagtataaatttataaaacctcattTTGGCATTTTTCCAGTTTATATATGTTCTTTTATTCATGGATATGTGAATCTCTTCCTGGCATGAACATTGAACACCATGATTAAAGAAAGTTAAACACATCTaaccaaaatattttggttATATTTTGGATTCCTTTTGATAATAGTATATTTGCCAATGTATTTTGGCACTCTTATCTTGCTAATAGTGGCATATTGTTCATGTTAAAGCAACAAGCTGAGGTTGAGCAAAAGgggaaggaaaagaagaagaaagatgcATTACAGACACTCAAAACAACCATCCTAGTCTCGGCCGTGATTGTGGCTGTTGCAGGGGTGGTCTTTGCCGTGAcaaagaaattgagagagaaatgagCCTCTTAACGACAACAAAATttagttccaaaattttttaggctggttttggataaaaatgacaatgccatttttttcttttttcaatcttttaCGTTTGTGCAGGCCATGAGgtcttttcttcttccattttgatttttttttttttttttttttttttttttttttttttttatggaagttGTAAAACATGAACAGTGTGCTACCTTCTTTTTGACCTACATTAAATAATAATGGAAGGAAACATTGTATTCAATACGAAAGAATATGGGACTGGAAATTGAATCCGACTCATACAATAAAGAAACTCATTGATGTAAATTGTTTTACCGGTGAGTTTAAATGGAAAAAACTCACAAACCTTGCATAAATGATCTCAAAAAAAAGCCACACATTCAGACAGGATGGTGCACAATGCTACATATAATTCTTTTTGatatgtgtaaatttttttattgctatttttttttttggagaaaacaAACTGAGACTTTTCATTAAGGGAGGTTGTTCAAGTCAGccaaaaatacaataataaggTCTGGTGGTATTTCTTCCGTCCAAATGGACATTAGTGGAGTAGTGGATGCTCGTCTAGCCAAAGAGTGCGCTAACCTATTACAGTGTCtccttacaaaagaaaaattaatcttGGAGAAATGGGAGGTAAGGAAGAGAATATCTGTTGCTTCCACTGCTCTTCAAGTACTTCAAAAGGATTTCTGAGTCTCCTTCGAGTTTTACATTATCAAAACCAAGTTCTAGTGCAAGCTCCAAAGCTCTCATTGCTGCCAAGACTTCGACTTCAATAACTGATGCTGGCATGGGGATTTGTTGGGTAAATGAGACCATAACCAGACCTACGTTGTTGCGGATCACTGCCCCTATTCCAGCAAGTTCATCCTCGGCAAATGTGGCCCATCAAAGTTGATCTTGAAACCATGTGTCTCTGGTGTAGTCCAAGTTGCTGTTGGGCGTTGTGTAGAGTGTGAAGACATCGGGTACTAGTGACGGACTCAGTCAAGCATTCATGGGCAAACTCAATCACCTTATTGAGGGGTAGTGTTGGCTTGACCAAGTATAAGTTGTTTCGCCGGTTCCATAGTGACCAGATCACAGCAGCAAATAAATTCAGTTCCTTATTACctgcaaaaataaaatcaaatatgtCAATAAAAGAGGTGCATGCCTTGAGCGTGCCATGATTCCACTTCGCCATTGTACACCACCACAAGGGCCGCAGGGTTGGGCATAGGAGATTGCATCTTACTGTTGTGTTTTGCAGGTACCACAGCAACCATTTGTGACGATCTTTCAGCGGACCAAGTTCAATTTAGTGGGTAGAGAGTTTTTGCATGCTGTCCATGCAGGGTGCTTGATTTTATTTGGGACATGGAGaccccaaatttttttccacAGTGGCTTCAAAACCTCCACCTCACATGGACCTGGCTGACTCAAATTCATTAAAGACTCTGTCAATTACATCCTCCTTCCACACTTTGTAGACCGGGTCTATTAAGTTGCTAACCATGGTTATATCATTAGGTTTCTTGTAATAATGGTATTTCATCAATATATAAGATGTCTATCTCCTAAaccaacaaaatttaatatttttttaaaaaaatcctttttaatTTGCCTAAATTCTATTGCTATAACATAATAAGTTCTATAATCAACTCCATTGTTTCAATCTCTTAGTTACAGAGATACATAGATAGACTCAGCAGAATCATATCCTATACCATTTTTAGCAAAAGACACCAACTAGCCTCCATGTTGTTATATTTTAGTTGAGCAGCAACAAGTTTATTGCCAAATGAAGATAGCCAAATTGAAATCTACTCTTACATGATCtttaccattttaaaaaattcttactAATGTGCTAAAAAATAAGTACAGAGAATTCTACTTAAATATTTGTAGCATCATGCATTTGTACCATCAACTCATTTGTTGTCAAAGTCACAAGTTAAAATAAATGGATATAGATTTATGTTAGATTCAAACAAGTTAATGAGTTATCAAAGTGTGCAACATTAGAACTATGGTAAATCACAAACTTTTTATTAGTTtcctccaatatttcaataattttcttgtaataAATTGTAACATTTAGTGTTctattttatagataaaatagaaagacaatAAAAGTGGAATAATAATTTGATCATACCATATGTGtttgaaattatgaaaattgcatgatatgGATAGGATTTCATACCTACTCAATAATGCAAATATTGTTTCgataaaaacaaatatgtaaatatctttctattattattattgtaaggacacgattcctttgcggcccactaacatttttgggctcacgcaataaaggtccctcacaatatgatttgtagagaatgggcttgaaaagctagccgctggccaagtggcgatgcccggtcatggctttagaggaagctctaaggcgtcgtaccccatgggatggagctcctcggagctgatccgaggaccttttgagatcttatcccggttacccaacgacggGATTTCTTCCGTGAAGTCCAGTCTTGTTGAGATGTTTCCCCACGtaatcttccttttttctttggggCTGGGCCTCCCCCTTGTGatttacttacttccttattttatactcgCTTGCATTcgctatccttcgtccacgtgtagggtcagtctttacaaacactgacatttgtcccatcagtccaatcccggaattgttggggatggtttgataaagctgcagagtacggctctgtcaggcgctgggtcttatctggaagggtagtaaggataacctccccaaggtatcttggatctccttacgaattcgtccctataccggtttcacccctttgttctggtgggactatggatctgccgaggactacactgtcctcggctgcctcccaaaattcttttgtgctctgtgttgtagagcttgggccacagctctcctcggattgggccttcggactctctaagggcaaatgggcctggtccacgaattgttgggccccacaattattatttatttacatttttgatGCTatgttattaaaattattttttgattttttggactttgtttcaatttttgtttgaaatcaaagtaattttgagaaagaataccatatttcaaatcTATGATTTCTCATATAAAATCAtagaaaaatagcataaaattttttattatacttaAATATTTAATGcaccatttaaaaataataatataagaaaacaaaagtgtgtgtatatatatatatatatatattacatatcACAAAAAGGAGTTAATAAGCATAAGGAGGAATAccatatattttaaatcaattattattattatggcaaataaaaatattttcttttataaaatttataaaataattatctaaattcatttaatataaataattaatgcacaactagatataattaatatatgcatttattTCATTGGTTAGTAAAAGGCTAAACAAAGAGAATCTCAACATATTGATTGatattttgcgccatgtgtaccatttaatttttaattttgtgctaagtAAATTATTGAGTATAAAAATCGAAGGGtccaaattcaattagatttttaattggatttcaattggagtccaattttctgccacatgttcatctaagctttttatttttgtggcaagtgaattattaagtgcAAAAACCGAAAAgtctaaaatcaattaaattttaaatcatatatatatatatataatgagaaaccattacatattttagaaatgtatagtttttaaaaagtgtaaactaataccatgtataatttgaatattttataaaaaaaaaaaaaaaaattgaaccatataattgtgattattgtTAATTGTATTTGTGACTCCGTGCATATACACGGAGTTACACACTAAATCAAcataattaacaaataaatttcacaatggACTATCTTAAAATGCACCAGCTTTGTATTGTATTGTTCATTTAACATaatgaacaaacaaacaaaagaagcaaactgcttaattattcaattaagagAGCAAAAGAATAATACTACTAACTAACTAATGTGAAACCTAGTTATTCAAAAACGTCCAAAGCAAGcaaaaattaagagagaaaaagaataatacTACCAATTAGGAAGAGACTGATTCCAGCCTGACCTATTGTTTAGAGGAAGTGATGATCTCTGGACTGACAACAAGGCGCACAAATCTTACACAAAGTTATCAGTTAGGAAATTTCTAATAttgatttttcttgttttagttAACAAGAgtataatttcaataaaaaagaaaaagaaaaagaaaaagaagagagtatAATTTCGATAATGAGATTTTGAAGTATCTAAATTTATACTTCAAATTCTATGGAAGAAATGTTAATTCACAAATTCTACTTACAACCATCTCATACAATCAACTTTATATTACTTCTCATATATTATCACTACCACCATTGTTGCCAACGTGGTTGTTGCTACCATCATCTCAGCACTTGCTATTAATGGTGGTAAAAGTGTAGATAACTCAAGAACCGCCCTCACTACCACTACTGAACCTCCATCATCAGTACCGTCATTGCATGTTGGTGTCTCTAGTCCACTGCCATTGCCGCCACTTATTATTACTACCGTTCTTGTCGTCACCATCATTGGCACAATAACATCATATTACTAGCATGATACCATTCAACCAATTGAAACTGTTTGCCATCAAATTTCTCCTCCtccaactattaaattattgttgaaaaaaaaatcattgccactatcattattattatgGTGGTAAATATTGTAATATGTAAGTTTCTTAGATATTATTGAATACTCATCTAAGTAATACAAATTTAAACTAATAgaatgaaaaaattcaaatcccaTTATTTTGTAAGTTCTAATTAACTCAAGGAGAcggtgtaaatttttttgtccttGAATAAGGGACGTGGGTTCAAATTATGCTAACACTAAAAATCAATTATGTTGATCGGATATAaagattaattattataaagAGGACACCACAAATCCAAATGCTAATCATATCTTTAAAAGAAGTTCCATGTTTCCGAACATTTTTAAATTCTCTATAAACCATTGTGCCACTTGTAGTCTTTGTAATAGATCAAATTTGTAGGAGTCTagggctattgtacggcaccaAGATCCCTGGCCCATACAGGCCCCGGGCCCAGTCCCAATGGTACAGCGccgagatcccaggcccatacaggccttGGGCCTAGTCCCATACTGGCCCTGGCACAGGCCTAGTAGAAAGGTCCAGTTATCCTGTGCCCTCCTTGGAGCTTCCTTAAATACACTGACAAGTGTAGGGCATTgagttccaagaggtgatcggtcaaacgttcccggtcaAGTATACGAATCATTCCCACtaaaatgtggtatgcacgggagac
The DNA window shown above is from Quercus lobata isolate SW786 chromosome 7, ValleyOak3.0 Primary Assembly, whole genome shotgun sequence and carries:
- the LOC115954096 gene encoding uncharacterized protein LOC115954096 is translated as MASQEEATQASDLTFPAANVDKDLSVQNNKSLEVDPKSSEVATSLEIEQQAEVEQKGKEKKKKDALQTLKTTILVSAVIVAVAGVVFAVTKKLREK